A part of Bacteroidota bacterium genomic DNA contains:
- a CDS encoding serine hydrolase: MRLVLLALAVLAAPAFAQTPLTIGIEAEGTLTSDGAVPFSIELEAGQFVYGEADQRTVDVVINVAGPDGMDVVRIDQSGRGPEPFTFTTSDAGTYTLTVTPFERESGDFALAILRAEPEATTPEGRLDQSMAAFDTDDRPGAIVAVIRDGEVDVARTYGQANLAHGLPITRTTRFNIGSVSKQFAGVFFALMAEEGRLSLDDDVRTYLPELPDFGTTVTLRHLLNHTSGYREVYGPLAMTGRTVGGDILDRQDAIDVVMRQPDLQFAPGSRHLYNSTAYVLLTTIAERIVEQPYPDWMDDNVFGPLGMTQTTIEREPGDVIPNMARSYTTTDRGTFREDFEAYAYYGATDVYTTVDDLAKWMQFLKTGDLGNGRGGPGVIARMTEKSLLTNGDTLDYTLGLTVSEHLGLTRYSHGGATGGYRAFLAYYPEIDAGLVMMGNIGAVPLGPIANEAPPAFFADDLPAASAAEALDEVAESVTVDAAILDGVAGTYLAPGIGLVTFARNGDALTMTSSSGRAGPLVALNDSTFRLNNDFSFRLRPGTGTGSDTAEPYAALLMAGRGTVVLNAAAPAPDDLNLEAYTGRYFSEELETFYDVVMQEDMLTIQHRRLTRPLRPVAADVFSGTWPLSEIDFERDAGGEVVGFTAADGRSFGIRFERVE; the protein is encoded by the coding sequence ATGCGCCTCGTCCTGCTCGCTCTCGCCGTCCTCGCTGCTCCCGCTTTCGCTCAGACGCCGCTGACCATCGGTATCGAGGCTGAGGGTACGCTCACCTCGGACGGCGCGGTCCCGTTCTCCATCGAGCTAGAGGCGGGACAGTTCGTCTACGGCGAGGCCGACCAGCGTACCGTGGATGTGGTGATCAACGTGGCCGGGCCAGACGGTATGGACGTTGTCCGGATCGACCAGAGCGGGCGCGGGCCGGAGCCGTTCACCTTCACGACAAGCGACGCCGGGACGTACACGCTCACCGTGACGCCGTTTGAGCGCGAGAGTGGCGACTTTGCCCTCGCCATCCTACGCGCTGAGCCCGAGGCTACCACGCCCGAGGGGCGGCTCGACCAAAGCATGGCGGCGTTCGACACCGACGATCGGCCCGGGGCCATCGTCGCTGTGATCCGCGATGGGGAGGTAGACGTGGCGCGGACCTACGGGCAGGCCAACCTCGCGCACGGGCTCCCGATCACGCGCACGACGCGCTTCAACATCGGCTCCGTCTCGAAGCAGTTCGCGGGCGTCTTCTTCGCCCTCATGGCTGAGGAAGGCCGGCTCTCGCTCGACGACGACGTGCGGACCTATCTCCCCGAGCTTCCTGACTTCGGCACGACGGTTACGCTGCGTCACCTGCTCAACCACACGAGCGGCTACCGCGAGGTCTACGGCCCGCTCGCCATGACCGGCCGCACCGTCGGCGGCGACATCCTCGACCGCCAGGACGCCATCGACGTGGTGATGCGCCAGCCCGACCTCCAGTTTGCGCCCGGCTCGCGGCACCTCTACAACAGCACCGCCTATGTGCTCCTCACCACCATCGCCGAGCGCATCGTCGAGCAGCCCTATCCCGATTGGATGGACGACAACGTCTTCGGGCCGCTCGGCATGACGCAGACGACCATCGAGCGCGAGCCGGGCGACGTGATCCCGAACATGGCGCGGAGCTACACCACGACCGACCGCGGCACCTTCCGCGAGGACTTCGAGGCGTACGCCTACTACGGCGCGACCGACGTCTACACGACCGTGGACGACCTCGCGAAGTGGATGCAGTTTCTCAAGACGGGCGACCTGGGTAATGGACGCGGCGGTCCCGGCGTGATCGCGCGCATGACGGAAAAGAGCCTGCTCACCAACGGAGACACGCTCGACTACACGCTCGGCCTCACCGTGAGCGAGCACCTCGGCCTGACGCGCTACTCGCACGGCGGCGCGACCGGCGGCTACCGCGCGTTTCTCGCCTACTACCCCGAGATCGACGCTGGGCTCGTCATGATGGGCAACATCGGGGCGGTGCCGCTCGGTCCCATTGCCAACGAAGCTCCCCCAGCGTTTTTCGCTGACGACCTGCCCGCAGCCTCCGCGGCCGAGGCGCTCGACGAGGTAGCGGAGTCGGTGACGGTCGATGCGGCCATTCTGGACGGCGTGGCGGGCACCTACCTCGCGCCGGGCATCGGCCTCGTCACGTTCGCTCGCAACGGCGACGCGCTGACGATGACCTCGAGCTCCGGCCGCGCGGGCCCGCTCGTCGCGCTCAACGACTCGACCTTCCGGCTCAACAACGACTTCTCGTTCCGCCTGCGGCCCGGCACTGGAACTGGCTCCGACACCGCTGAGCCGTACGCCGCGCTGCTGATGGCCGGTCGCGGCACGGTCGTGCTCAACGCGGCGGCTCCCGCCCCCGACGACCTGAATCTGGAGGCCTACACGGGGCGCTACTTCAGCGAGGAGTTGGAGACGTTCTACGATGTGGTGATGCAAGAGGACATGCTCACGATCCAGCACCGTCGTCTGACCCGTCCGCTGCGCCCGGTCGCCGCCGACGTGTTCTCGGGGACCTGGCCGCTCAGCGAGATCGACTTCGAGCGCGACGCTGGGGGCGAGGTCGTCGGGTTCACCGCCGCCGACGGGCGCAGCTTCGGGATACGCTTCGAGCGCGTCGAGTAG